The nucleotide window CCTCCCGGCAGAGCTGCTGGAACTCCCGGCGCTCGTAGTCCTGGTGGCGTACGTCGAGCTCCTCCTCGGTCAGGCGCTCGGAGGCGATGCCGTTGTCGTCGTAGCCGAACGGGAAGAACACCTCCCGCCCGCGCATGCGGTTGTACCGCGCGACGGTGTCCTGGAGGATGGAGCCGTACACGTGGCCCCAGTGGAGGCTGCCCGATACGGTCGGCGGCGGCGTGTCGATGGAGAAGGTCGTGTTCGGGTCCGTCGCCGCGTCCTCGTCGTAGGCGTAGGTGTCGGTCTCGACCCAGCGTCGCTGCCACTTCGGCTCGACGGAATCGGGGTCGTAGTCTCCACTGGGCATTCGTGGAGGTAGTACCCGCGAGCCGCTGTTAAACGACTCGATTGTTCGGGGGATTCGTGGCGCATCGTGTGCCGAGTTGGACTGGAGAAGTTGAGGGGTTCCTCGACGTATTCAGCTTCGGTTCCTGTGTGAACGGGCGAATCACTACTCCCGAGCGTGATGAGAGCCACAAACCTCCCCAACCGATTCGCTCGTCGCTGGCGCTCCTCGCTCATCCCTCGCGCACGTGTGCTCGCGCCCGGGGGCGCGTCGCGTCACGCGCGCCAACCGCCAGCGATCGAACAGCGATCGGACGCGGTGGGACCCTACCCCCGAGCCCCCGAACGGCTTTGCCTTCTGCGCGTCACAGTTCGTGCATGCAGACGGCTGTCATCGCCGGCGTCGGCCCCGGTCTCGGCGAATCGGTCGCCCGGAAGTTCGCGGACGAGGGCTGTCGACTCGGCCTGATCGCCCGCAGCGAGGACTCCCTCCGCGACCTCGCCGACGACCTCCCGACCGAGGCGGTCGCCGCGCCCGCGGACCTCTCGGAACCGGACGAGATCGAGGCGGCGTTCGAGACCGTGCGCGACAGCCTCGGTCCGGTGGACGTCCTCGTGAACAACGCGAGCGCCGCCTCGTGGACGGGGCTGCAGGAGACGGACCGCGAGGCGTTCGACCAGGCGTACGAGGTCGGCCCGCGGGCGGGGTTCCTCTGCTCGCGGGAGGCCGTCGACGACATGCTCGACGGTGACGGCGGGACGATCATCTTCACGGGCGCGACCACGTCCGTGCGCGGGCGCGAGGGCGCGGTCGGCTTCTCGATGGCGAAGTTCGGCGCACGGGGGCTCGCGGAGTCGATGGCCCGGGAACTCGGTCCGAAGGGAATCCACGTCGCGCACGTCGTCATCGACGGCGGCATCCGCCCGCCCGGCGCGGCGGCCGACGCCGAGGAGTACCTCGACCCCGACGCCATCGCCGAGAGCTACTGGCACCTGGCGGAGCAAGACCGGAGCGCGTGGACGCTCGAACTCGACCTCCGGCCCCACGTGGAGGAGTTCTAGCGGACTGGCGCGCGGTGGCCGCGCCTCGTGCGCGGCCGGATGCGCGCGAGGGATGAGCGAGGAGCGTCAGCGACGAGCAAATCGGCTGGGGAGGACGTGGTGGGGGTCGGATGGGACTGAAAGGGGCCGCGGGGGCTTTCGCGGTCGTCACCCCGGTAACGTCAGCGTTGACAGCTGAGAACGGTGAGGGTAGAGCGGGAGCTTAAGCGGGACTACCGACGAGAACCCACTACTCCAACAATAAGAGCTGCGGGTTCTCCAGGTACTCCATCACGTGGTTCGTGAACCGGCCTGCCTCGGCGCCGTCGATGACGCGGTGGTCGATGGAGAGCGAGAGGGGCAGCGTGTGGGCGGCCCTGACCTCGCCGTCCTCGGCGACCGGGCGCTCGTCGATGGCGCCCAGCCCCAGGATGGCCGTCTCGGGGTAGTTGATGATCGGCGTGGCGTACTCGCCGCCGACGGCGCCGAAGTTGGTGATGGTGAACGTCCCGCCCTGCATCTCCTCGCGGGAGAGCTTCCGTTCCCGCGCCCTGCTCGCCAGGTCGTTGACCTCCTCGGCCAGTTGGAGCAGGGACTTCTGGTCCACGTCCTTCACGACCGGGACCATCAGCCCCGCGTCAGTCGCGACCGCGATGCCGACGTTGTACTCCTTCTTCAGGACGATCTCCTCCTCGTCCTCGCGGAGTTCGGAGTTGAGGACCGGGAACTCCTTCAGCCCGGCCACGAGCGCCTTCATCACGAACGGGAGGTAGGTGAGCTTCACGTCCCGCTCGGCGGCGTGTTCCTTCAGCTCTTCGCGCGCCTCGACCAGGTCGTCGATGACGACCGTGTCGTGATGGGAGACGTGGGGCGCGGTGTACTTCGACTCGGCCATCTGGTTGCCGATGGTCCGGCGGACGCCGCGGTAAGGAACGGTCTCCTCGCCGCCAGTCGCCGTCGACGCTCCCGCCGCGGCGCCGTTTCCGGCCCCGGCTGTCGCGCTCGGGCCGCCCGCTCCGGCAGCCTCGGCCTCCTCGGCGGCCGCCACATCGGCGGCGTAGCTCCGGACCTGCTCGGCGGTGACGAACGCCTCGCCGTCCCGCGTCTCGTCGGTCGGCACGTCGTTCAGGTCCACGCCCTCCTCGTCGGCGACGCGACGGGTCGCCGGGGCCGCGAGGGTCCGCTCGCGCCCGGCCCGCTCGACGGTGCTCGGGGCGGCTGACGCGGACGCGCCACCCGTCCCCGCACCCGCCGGTTCGCCGTCCGCGTCCTCGCGCCGCGATACGGCGGATTTTCCCGAACTCATGTCGACCTGCTTGGGGCCCTTCGACGCCTTCGCCTCGCCGCCCGTCTCGCCCGTTCCTCCGGATTCGGCGTGGTTGCGCACGTCCGCGTCGGTGACCCGGCCGCCCGGGCCGCTCCCGTTGACTGCGGCGACGTTCACGCCCAGTTCCCGCGCGAGGCGGCGGGCCGAGGGCGGCGCGAACACGCGCCCCTCGGTGGCCTCGACGGCGTCCGCCTCCGCGCCAGGCGCCTCGGGTTCGGCGGACGCGCCAGGTTCCGCCGACGCGTCGGGTTCGGTCGGAGCGTCGGGTTCCGCGTCCGCACCCGACTCCGAGGACGGTTCGTCGGCCTCGGCGTCGCCGCCGACGGTGAACGTGATGATGACGTTCCCGACCGGGACCATCTCGCCCTCTTCGGCGAGCAGTTCCTTCACGGTGCCGTCGTACGGGCTCGGCACCTCGACGAGCGCCTTGTCCGTCTCGACCTCCGCGACCGGCTGGTCCTCCGACACCGTGTCGCCGGGCGCGACGAGCCAGTTGACGAGCTCCCCCTCGGCGACGCCCTCGCCGACGTCGGGGAGCTTGAACTCCTTCGTCGCCATCTCAGAACTCCACCGCGTCCTTGATCCCGTCGGCCACGCGGGCCGCGTTGGGCATGTAGTAGTCCTCCATCGCGTACAGCGGGTACGGCACGTCGTAGCCAGTCACGCGCTGGACGGGCGCCTCCTGGTACAGCAGCGCCTCCTCCTGCAGGGTGGCGGTGATCTCGCCCGCCAGCCCGCCGGTCTTGGGCGCCTCGTGGACGACGCACGCGCGGCCGGTCTTCTTGAACGACTCCACGATTGCCTCGCGATCCATCGGCGAGACGGTCCGCAGGTCGACGACCTCGGCGTCGATGCCCTCGTCCGCGAGCTCCTCGGCGGCCTCCAGGCTCGGCCGGGTCATCGCGCCGTAGGTGAACACCGACACGTCGCTCCCCTCGCGGCGGACCGACGCCTCGCCGATGGGCACCTCGTAGTCGCCCTCGGGCACGTCGCCGCGGAAGGCGCGGTAGATGAGCTTCGGCTCGAGGAAGACGACCGGGTCCGGGTCGCGGATGGCCGAGATGAGCAGCCCCTTCGTGTCGTACGGCGTCGAGGGGATGACCACCTTCAGGCCGGCCTCGTGGGCGTAGAACGCCTCCTTCGACTCCGAGTGGTGCTCGGGGGCGCGGATACCGCCGCCGTAGGGCGCCCGCAGCACCATCGGGAGCGTGAACCTGCTCCGCGAGCGCGTGCGCAGGCGGGACATGTGCGAGACGATCTGGTCGAAGCCCGGGTACATGAACCCGGAGAACTGGATCTCCGGCACCGGCTTCAGCCCCATCGCGGCCATGCCGACCGCGGTGCCGATGATGCCAGACTCCGCGAGCGGCGTGTCGATGACGCGGTCCTCGCCGAACTCCTTCCAGAGCCCCTCGGTCGCCCGGAAGACGCCGCCGTTCTTGCCGACGTCCTCGCCCATGACGAGGACGTCTTCGTCCAGTTCCATCTCGGTCGCGAGCGCGTCTCGGACCGACTGTACCAGCGTGAGGTTCTGCGTCGCCTCTGTTTCTTGCGTGCTCATTGTCACTCCTCCAGGAACGCCTCGTCGCCGTACTTCTCGCGCAGCGCCGCCAGCTCCTCGGCCTGCTCAGCCAGCTCGGACGGCATCTCCTCGAACACGTGGTCGAACATCGTGCTCGGGTCGGGCCGGACGGACGACTCCGCCTCCTCGATGGCGGCCGCGACCTCCTCCTCGACGGACTCCCGGATGGCGTCGACCCGCTCGTCGTCGAGGATGCCCTGGTTCCGCAGGAACTTCTCCATCCGCGGGATCGGGTCCTTCGCCTTCCAGCGCTCGACCTCGTCGTCCTCGCGGTACACTGACGGGTCGTCGGCGGTCGTGTGGGCGCCGTAGCGGTACTGGACCGCCTCGATGAGCGTCGGCCGGAGCTCGCCCTCGGCCGGCGATTTAGCCTTCTCCAGCGCCTCGCTCGTCACCTTGTAGACGGCCAGCGGGTCCATGCCGTCGACCTGGACGCCCTCGAAGCCGTACGCGACGGCCTTCTGGGCGAGGGTCTCGGAGGCGGTCTGGCGCTCGCGGGGGACCGAGATGGCCCACTGGTTGTTGTTGCAGAAGAAGACGTTCGGCGTGTCGAACACCCCGGCGAAGTTGAGCCCCTCGTGGAAGTCGCCCTGGGAGGTGGCACCGTCGCCGAAGTAGCAGATGTAGGCGTTCTCGGGGTTGCCGCCGTGCTTCAGTTTGTCCGCCCAGGCCATCCCCGTCGCGTGGGGGATCTGGGAGGCGATAGGGACCGCGACGGTGAAGATGTTGGCGTCCTCGGGCGGGGCGTTCCCGCGCTCGTCGCCCATCCAGTAGCGCAGCGTCCTCGTGAGGCCGAAGCCGCGGACGAGGGCGGCCGCGTGTTCGCGATAGGACGGGATCATCCAGTCGTCCTCCGCGAGCGCCATCGCGGAGCCGACCTGGGCGCCCTCCTGGCCGGAGAGGGGCGGATACGTCCCCATGCGGCCCTGCCGCTGGAGGGAGACGGCGCGCGTGTCGAAGTGGCGCGCGAGTTTCATGTTCCGGTACATCTCGACGAGCTCGTCGTCGTCGAGGGCGGGGACGTCGCCGACGACGCCGCCCTCCTCGTCGAGGACCTGGACCATACCCTCACGGGGGTCGCGCTCGAGCGTGCTCACGCTGTCCTCCTTCGCATACCCCAAATCTGGCCCGCCCGCGCCATAGTGTTTTCGTAAATAGTTTACTGTGAGCAGAAATACTGCCTCCGTTCCCAGACGTGTCCATCGATGCCCGATCGAATTTGAGGATGGGAACTTTTCGCGGCGCTGCGTCGAATCCCTCCCTGATGACCCCCGGAATCCCGCGTGGTTTTTGACAAACGATAGGGAAGGACGGCGCGGCTCGGCCGGCCGGCGGCGCCGAATCGGCGTCCCATCGGTCGAACCGGCCTGAACGACACGCTCGAACGCGGCGACGATGCCGAACGCTTCGGCACTGTTACCGAGTCAGTCACCGCTGGCCGCTCGGGCGTGCGCACGGGCCTCCTCGACACTCCGACCCTCGCGGAGGAGCGCCTCGACGAAGAACTCGCCGGCCTTGTACGACGAGCGGACCATGGGACCGGAGGCGCAGTAGAGGAAGCCGAGTTCCCCCTCCGCGACCCGTCGCCACGTCTCGAAGACATCCGGGTGGACGTACTCGAACACGTCGAGGTGCGAGCGGGACGGCTGGAGGTACTGGCCGAGCGTGACGATGTCCACGTCGGCCTCCCGGAGGTCCCGCAGCGTCCGGTACACCTCGTGGTCGTACTCCCCGAGGCCGAGCATGATGCTCGTCTTCGTGTACACGTCCGACTCGCAGCTCACCTGTTCGAGCACGTCGAGCGTCCGCCCGTAGTTCGCCCGACGGTCGCGGACCGGCCACTGGAGGCGCTCGACTGTCTCGACGTTGTGCGCGATGACGTCCGGCCCGGCGTCGACGATACGGCGGACGGCCGCCTCGTCGCCGCCGAAGTCGGGGATGAGCACCTCGACGAGCGTCTCCGGGTCGCGGCGCTTGATCTCCCGGATGGTCTCGGCGAAGTGCGCGCTGCCGCCGTCGGCGAGGTCGTCCCGGTCGACGGAGGTGAGCACGACGTAGTCGAGGCCGATCTCGACGACGGCCTCCGCGACGTTCGACGGCTCGTCGGGATCGAGCGCCTCCATCCCCCCGGTCTCGACGTCGCAGAAGTTACAGCCCCGCGAGCACCGGTCGCCCATCAGCATGAACGTGGCCGTGCCGGGGCCGTCGCGGCCCGACCAGCACTCCCCGAGGTTCGGGCAGTTCGCCTCCTCGCAGACCGTGTGGAGGTCGTGCTCCCGGAGGGTCGACTTGATCTCGGTGAAGCGCTGGCCCGCGGGCGGGCGCATCTTCAGCCAATCCGGCTTGCGCCGCCGACTGCTCATGGCATCCCTTTCGTCCCCCTGGGCAAAAGGATGCGGATGTGGACGGTGAGGAACCGTTGGCAACCGCTGACGGAGCGCCCGCGAACTGCGTCGGGTTCGGGACTGGATCGGTCCGCGACGGGGCATCAGGCCGTATGATTCGGACCGATAACCATTTATTGTTGGTACCAAACTGTCGAATGATTCGGGATGCTGGACGTGTCGTCGAAGGACATCACCGAGGGATCGCTCGGGCGAGCGCTCGCGTTCCTCTCGGTTCCCATCGTCGCCCAGCAGCTCGCGCTGGTCGCCCAGCAGGTCATCGACGTGTTCTGGATCGGCCGACTGGGCGAGGACCAGGTCGCCGCGGTCGGCCTCGTGATGCCGCTCCTCGGGTTGTTCGCCGCCGGCACGATGGCGGTGTTTCTCGGCGGGCAGATCGTCGTCTCCCAGCGCGTCGGCGCCGACGACCTCCCCGGCTCGCGTCGCGCCGCGTTCCACGCCCTCGTCGGCGCCGGCGTCGTTGGGCTGCTCCTCGCCGGCGTCGTCAACGCGTTCGCCCTCGACATCACGCAGCTGTTCCAGCCCGGCGACCGCGTCGCCCAGCTCGGGGCGATCTACCTCGGCACGATGGTGCTCTCCTACACGTTCAGCGGGATGAGCGACGCGATGGAGGCGGCGTTCGTGGGGTCGGGCGACTCGCGGACCCCGCTCGTCGTGAACCTCGTCGCCATCGTCGTGAACGTCGTGCTCGACCCGATCCTCATGTTCGGGATGTGGCGCTTCGACGCGTACGGCATCGCCGGCGCCGCCTACGCGACGCTCGTCGCCTACGCGGTGGGACTCCTCATCGCGCTCGGCGTCGCCCTCTCCGGCCGCGGCGGGTTCACGCTGACCCGGAACGCGGTCGGCATCGACGTCGACGAGTTCCGCGCCCTGCTCGACGTCGGTGCGCCCAAGGCCGCCCAGGAGAGCGGCCGGCAGATCGCGCGGCTCGTCATGGTGAGCATCATCTCCGTGACCGGCGGGGGCGCCGCGCTCGCGGCGTACACCGTCGGCGCCCGTATCTCGACGGTGGCGTTCGTGCCCGCAATCGGGCTCGGCTCTGCGGGAACGACGCTCGTCGGCCAGAACCTCGGCGCCGACCGGCCCGACAGGGCGACGCGGGCGACGTGGCTCGGGGTCGGCGTCGGCGCCGTCGGCGTCGGCGTTCTCGGCATCGTCCAGTGGTTCGTACCCGGGTTCCTCGCCGAGGTGTTCGTGCCCGGAATCGAGGGCGAGACCCTCGAGTACACCATCGCGTACCTCCAGATACTCGCGCTCGGGTACTGGGCGCTCGGCGCGATCTACACCGTCGAAGCCGGCTTCAACGGCGCCGGCAGGACGAGCATCTCGATGTACTCGACGATGCTCCAGTACTGGACGGTCCGCATCCCGGTCGCCGCGGTCCTCGCGTTCGGCCTCGGGTACGGCGCGCACGGCCCGTTCTGGGCCGTCACAGTCTCCAATGTCGTCGCGGCGGTCGGGCTCTGCGCGTACTTCCGTTACTCGACGGACAACGGGATGCTCGACCGCGCGGCGACGT belongs to Halorarum halophilum and includes:
- the pdhA gene encoding pyruvate dehydrogenase (acetyl-transferring) E1 component subunit alpha, with amino-acid sequence MSTLERDPREGMVQVLDEEGGVVGDVPALDDDELVEMYRNMKLARHFDTRAVSLQRQGRMGTYPPLSGQEGAQVGSAMALAEDDWMIPSYREHAAALVRGFGLTRTLRYWMGDERGNAPPEDANIFTVAVPIASQIPHATGMAWADKLKHGGNPENAYICYFGDGATSQGDFHEGLNFAGVFDTPNVFFCNNNQWAISVPRERQTASETLAQKAVAYGFEGVQVDGMDPLAVYKVTSEALEKAKSPAEGELRPTLIEAVQYRYGAHTTADDPSVYREDDEVERWKAKDPIPRMEKFLRNQGILDDERVDAIRESVEEEVAAAIEEAESSVRPDPSTMFDHVFEEMPSELAEQAEELAALREKYGDEAFLEE
- a CDS encoding MATE family efflux transporter; this encodes MLDVSSKDITEGSLGRALAFLSVPIVAQQLALVAQQVIDVFWIGRLGEDQVAAVGLVMPLLGLFAAGTMAVFLGGQIVVSQRVGADDLPGSRRAAFHALVGAGVVGLLLAGVVNAFALDITQLFQPGDRVAQLGAIYLGTMVLSYTFSGMSDAMEAAFVGSGDSRTPLVVNLVAIVVNVVLDPILMFGMWRFDAYGIAGAAYATLVAYAVGLLIALGVALSGRGGFTLTRNAVGIDVDEFRALLDVGAPKAAQESGRQIARLVMVSIISVTGGGAALAAYTVGARISTVAFVPAIGLGSAGTTLVGQNLGADRPDRATRATWLGVGVGAVGVGVLGIVQWFVPGFLAEVFVPGIEGETLEYTIAYLQILALGYWALGAIYTVEAGFNGAGRTSISMYSTMLQYWTVRIPVAAVLAFGLGYGAHGPFWAVTVSNVVAAVGLCAYFRYSTDNGMLDRAATSSCGADAAD
- the lipA gene encoding lipoyl synthase — translated: MSSRRRKPDWLKMRPPAGQRFTEIKSTLREHDLHTVCEEANCPNLGECWSGRDGPGTATFMLMGDRCSRGCNFCDVETGGMEALDPDEPSNVAEAVVEIGLDYVVLTSVDRDDLADGGSAHFAETIREIKRRDPETLVEVLIPDFGGDEAAVRRIVDAGPDVIAHNVETVERLQWPVRDRRANYGRTLDVLEQVSCESDVYTKTSIMLGLGEYDHEVYRTLRDLREADVDIVTLGQYLQPSRSHLDVFEYVHPDVFETWRRVAEGELGFLYCASGPMVRSSYKAGEFFVEALLREGRSVEEARAHARAASGD
- a CDS encoding alpha-ketoacid dehydrogenase subunit beta, with the translated sequence MSTQETEATQNLTLVQSVRDALATEMELDEDVLVMGEDVGKNGGVFRATEGLWKEFGEDRVIDTPLAESGIIGTAVGMAAMGLKPVPEIQFSGFMYPGFDQIVSHMSRLRTRSRSRFTLPMVLRAPYGGGIRAPEHHSESKEAFYAHEAGLKVVIPSTPYDTKGLLISAIRDPDPVVFLEPKLIYRAFRGDVPEGDYEVPIGEASVRREGSDVSVFTYGAMTRPSLEAAEELADEGIDAEVVDLRTVSPMDREAIVESFKKTGRACVVHEAPKTGGLAGEITATLQEEALLYQEAPVQRVTGYDVPYPLYAMEDYYMPNAARVADGIKDAVEF
- a CDS encoding dihydrolipoamide acetyltransferase family protein translates to MATKEFKLPDVGEGVAEGELVNWLVAPGDTVSEDQPVAEVETDKALVEVPSPYDGTVKELLAEEGEMVPVGNVIITFTVGGDAEADEPSSESGADAEPDAPTEPDASAEPGASAEPEAPGAEADAVEATEGRVFAPPSARRLARELGVNVAAVNGSGPGGRVTDADVRNHAESGGTGETGGEAKASKGPKQVDMSSGKSAVSRREDADGEPAGAGTGGASASAAPSTVERAGRERTLAAPATRRVADEEGVDLNDVPTDETRDGEAFVTAEQVRSYAADVAAAEEAEAAGAGGPSATAGAGNGAAAGASTATGGEETVPYRGVRRTIGNQMAESKYTAPHVSHHDTVVIDDLVEAREELKEHAAERDVKLTYLPFVMKALVAGLKEFPVLNSELREDEEEIVLKKEYNVGIAVATDAGLMVPVVKDVDQKSLLQLAEEVNDLASRARERKLSREEMQGGTFTITNFGAVGGEYATPIINYPETAILGLGAIDERPVAEDGEVRAAHTLPLSLSIDHRVIDGAEAGRFTNHVMEYLENPQLLLLE
- a CDS encoding SDR family NAD(P)-dependent oxidoreductase gives rise to the protein MQTAVIAGVGPGLGESVARKFADEGCRLGLIARSEDSLRDLADDLPTEAVAAPADLSEPDEIEAAFETVRDSLGPVDVLVNNASAASWTGLQETDREAFDQAYEVGPRAGFLCSREAVDDMLDGDGGTIIFTGATTSVRGREGAVGFSMAKFGARGLAESMARELGPKGIHVAHVVIDGGIRPPGAAADAEEYLDPDAIAESYWHLAEQDRSAWTLELDLRPHVEEF